DNA from Roseimicrobium sp. ORNL1:
GAGCGGCTTCGCAAGTCCTTCTACCCAGAACACACCGCCTTCATCGCTTTCGACGGACAGCGAATCGGTTTCTACACCTTCCGGCCAGCCGACGGCGGCGGCTTTCAGTTGGACCACCTCTACGTCCACCCGACCTTCCAATCCCAAGGAATCGGCTCAGAAGTCCTGCGCCACCTCCTTGCCTTGGCCGACGCCCGCGGGATGACCGTTTCGCTGGGCGCGCTGCGAGACAGCCCCTCAAACCGATTCTATCAGCGCCACGGCTTCGTCCAAACCGCCGAGGACGAGTGGGACATTTATTACCTCCGCGCACCCCGAGCATGTTGATGCTGAAACGGTGAAAGCAGGGGCTTGCAATTTTCTCCCTTCCATGCGAAAGCTTCAGCCACCTTTAGAATGGTGAAAAGGAAGGGTGGCTGAGTGGTCTAAG
Protein-coding regions in this window:
- a CDS encoding GNAT family N-acetyltransferase, with amino-acid sequence MTPMDTALQGRISFAPVSQDDFEELLALRIAAMRESLEAVGRFNPERARERLRKSFYPEHTAFIAFDGQRIGFYTFRPADGGGFQLDHLYVHPTFQSQGIGSEVLRHLLALADARGMTVSLGALRDSPSNRFYQRHGFVQTAEDEWDIYYLRAPRAC